One Roseimaritima multifibrata DNA window includes the following coding sequences:
- a CDS encoding EcsC family protein, whose product MSNELIDRELPEEARVELKEAKLVLEHHGIADRLTELIGTPITASLKLLPDVAENAVYSAIDKSLNVAMDVALKTLGEDSLKTAKPRLLTHKFLAGLSGAAGGAFGGMTFAAELPVSTVLILRSVADIARSEGEDLTNIESRLACLQVFALDPGKSTEIDDDTEIGYFAVRAAMATQIRDASQYLLKNGVADSTAPPLVRLVAQISKRFGVVVSEKIAAQAIPVIGAIGGALINSYFIDHYQDLARAHFCIRRLERNYGEALVRETYGRLK is encoded by the coding sequence ATGAGCAATGAACTAATCGATCGTGAACTTCCTGAAGAAGCACGAGTTGAATTGAAGGAGGCAAAACTGGTTCTTGAGCATCATGGAATCGCGGACCGGCTGACCGAGTTAATAGGGACTCCGATTACGGCTTCACTAAAACTGTTACCTGATGTGGCTGAAAACGCGGTCTATTCAGCGATCGACAAATCGTTGAACGTGGCGATGGATGTTGCGTTAAAAACACTTGGTGAGGATTCGCTTAAAACGGCAAAGCCACGGTTGTTGACTCATAAATTCTTAGCAGGCCTGTCTGGGGCAGCAGGCGGTGCTTTTGGGGGAATGACGTTTGCCGCAGAATTGCCCGTTTCGACGGTTTTGATTCTTCGCAGCGTTGCGGATATTGCCCGTAGTGAAGGAGAGGATCTAACGAACATCGAATCGCGACTTGCTTGCCTGCAGGTCTTCGCGCTCGATCCTGGGAAATCGACCGAAATTGACGATGACACAGAAATTGGCTATTTCGCGGTTCGAGCCGCAATGGCAACGCAGATTCGGGATGCTTCGCAGTACCTCCTGAAAAATGGAGTTGCCGATTCAACGGCACCCCCATTGGTCCGATTGGTTGCTCAGATAAGCAAACGATTCGGTGTCGTAGTGAGCGAAAAAATTGCAGCCCAAGCCATTCCGGTAATCGGGGCCATTGGAGGAGCACTTATCAATAGCTACTTCATCGATCATTACCAGGATTTGGCGCGAGCCCATTTTTGCATCCGGCGACTGGAGCGAAACTACGGAGAAGCATTGGTGCGAGAAACCTATGGTCGCCTGAAGTAA
- a CDS encoding IS3 family transposase: MYPAAASIVQLQIASEREVCDFLSLNRSSFQAWQRSGGSERDESDAALLPIVTAVFRKHKRRYGSRRIVEELKTMDIHCGRRRVSKLMEDAGLRAIQPKSFKPRTTESRHRLGYSPNLLLDLLEPTTFGQLWVGDITYIPVDGIGFGYLATLMDRYSRRIVGWDFRDDMTEQLAVTALQRSIRAVQPSAGLIHHTDRGGQYAGKRYRGILSRASMRQSMSRAGDCYDNAFMESCFGTLKTEMGMAEYLSMAIAKRELTEYIQYYNTDRRHSSLGYLTPTQYEAAA; this comes from the coding sequence ATCTATCCCGCTGCCGCGTCGATTGTCCAGCTGCAGATAGCATCCGAGCGAGAGGTCTGTGATTTCCTATCGCTCAATCGGTCTTCCTTTCAAGCCTGGCAGCGTTCCGGAGGCTCGGAGCGCGATGAGTCTGATGCCGCGTTACTGCCGATCGTCACTGCGGTCTTCCGAAAGCATAAACGCCGCTATGGCAGCCGTCGAATCGTTGAGGAACTGAAGACAATGGACATTCATTGCGGCCGTCGCAGAGTGTCAAAACTCATGGAAGATGCAGGACTTCGCGCGATTCAGCCGAAATCGTTTAAGCCGCGAACCACCGAAAGTCGACATCGGCTTGGGTACAGTCCTAACCTTTTGCTGGATCTGCTAGAACCGACCACCTTTGGTCAACTTTGGGTAGGCGACATTACGTACATTCCCGTCGATGGTATTGGTTTTGGATATCTTGCCACGCTGATGGATCGCTATTCACGCCGGATTGTTGGATGGGATTTCCGCGATGACATGACTGAACAACTCGCTGTGACAGCTCTTCAGCGATCGATTCGAGCTGTGCAGCCTTCGGCAGGATTGATTCACCACACTGACCGTGGTGGCCAATATGCAGGAAAGCGGTATCGTGGAATTCTCTCTCGTGCATCAATGCGACAGAGCATGAGTCGTGCGGGCGACTGCTACGACAATGCATTTATGGAATCATGCTTCGGAACTCTCAAGACTGAAATGGGTATGGCCGAATACCTGAGTATGGCGATCGCAAAACGCGAGTTGACTGAGTACATCCAGTACTACAACACCGATCGCCGACATTCATCTCTCGGCTACCTCACGCCGACACAGTACGAAGCCGCCGCATGA
- a CDS encoding transposase, producing the protein MAKKAKTRRVYDEDFKREAVQMLLDGHSAKSVAERLGITCPTIVRRWKQQQLTAAGPVADAMDDRVKELENQLRRVERERDVLKKALIIFGRNE; encoded by the coding sequence ATGGCCAAGAAAGCAAAAACGCGACGGGTTTACGATGAAGACTTTAAGCGAGAGGCAGTTCAAATGCTCCTCGATGGGCACTCCGCAAAGTCGGTGGCAGAACGTCTGGGCATTACCTGCCCAACCATCGTCCGTCGGTGGAAACAGCAGCAGTTGACAGCCGCAGGCCCGGTGGCCGACGCGATGGATGATCGGGTCAAAGAGCTGGAGAATCAGTTGCGTCGCGTCGAGCGGGAGCGCGACGTCTTAAAAAAAGCGTTAATCATTTTCGGCCGCAACGAGTAG
- a CDS encoding c-type cytochrome domain-containing protein, which produces MNLRPALLLLLLLCGLPISSVSAKQAVAFSTEIVPLLEKHCVACHSVDEPEGGLVLASYAGLMGGGDSGPAITPGTAQSSRILLMIKGTLAPKMPPEEDGFNEEELAILTEWIEQGAIGPKDGVKESASPAMQFPKIVTDAEAIQPATAVSVAPSGKLLAVARFGSVTLQTDSGEILNRWEDFPGKINSLRFSKDGKTLVVASGLTGKYGLAVLIELGDLSKQEEALAASKAEPSDDSATDHSSHSSKRLFQGHRDTLYAAELSPDGQRLATAGYDQQILLWDVATGELVNRLEGHNGAILGLAFSPDGKVLVSGSADETVKVWNVETGERFDTLNQPEGEVLAVTFTEDGKYILACSADHRFRAWKLTSIDKPRTNPLITTRYIDDASLNGIAIIPGGKGVIVVSESGNAKIVRIADWNVAATLQPFGATTSDVAVAMDGKEAFLTLFDGTLVRREIPSLAQPDPPTSEAPKHDSIFLDLAAPTVVAENPKPSALATPPLLPRNVIVHGNIDTPKQVDRFRWAAKAGEVWAVDCDAVADSKDTTTAGGLLDPTIQIENSEGKIVTRVRLQAVRESYFTFRGKSSTQSNDFRMFGWDGMHLDDYLYSNGEVTRLWMHPRGPDSGFDVYPGEGDRWTYFETSHVTHALGEPAYIVKPLATDEAPLANGLPVFEIGYQNDDDPMRREGKNSRLIFRAPSDGLFTVAISDRRLEGGADYRYELRIRPARPSFSASVTEIKQPLLRGAGREFTVRVERYDGFDGAVVFDCDDLPAGVHSTFPVTVEPGQKSANGILWLDEADIKLPPELKPTVFATGWGTGVQLERVAGSLGSLTSADSARIIPKISLNQTVSASGQASEFSELTIAPGETVSAIVEVERAKDFDAEVSFGKEKAGRNATHGVYVDNIGLNGLLLLKGMEQRKFFITADPISKPGMRLFYLKAELDGGITSLPIKLHVQPR; this is translated from the coding sequence ATGAACTTACGGCCTGCTTTGCTCTTGCTGCTGTTGCTTTGTGGACTGCCCATTTCATCGGTGTCAGCAAAGCAAGCCGTTGCATTCTCCACAGAGATCGTGCCGCTCTTGGAGAAGCATTGCGTTGCGTGCCATTCGGTGGATGAACCCGAAGGAGGGCTGGTGCTGGCTAGTTATGCAGGATTAATGGGAGGCGGCGATTCTGGGCCAGCGATTACTCCCGGCACAGCTCAAAGCAGTCGCATACTGTTGATGATCAAAGGGACACTTGCCCCCAAGATGCCTCCGGAAGAAGACGGATTCAATGAAGAAGAACTGGCAATCCTGACGGAGTGGATCGAACAAGGGGCAATCGGCCCCAAAGACGGCGTCAAAGAATCAGCATCACCTGCAATGCAGTTTCCGAAGATTGTGACGGACGCCGAAGCCATTCAGCCGGCGACGGCGGTTTCCGTCGCGCCAAGTGGTAAACTTCTGGCAGTCGCTCGGTTCGGGTCGGTCACGCTGCAAACCGATTCGGGAGAGATCCTAAATCGCTGGGAGGATTTCCCCGGAAAAATTAATTCGCTTCGTTTTAGCAAAGACGGAAAAACCCTTGTCGTCGCGTCCGGTCTAACGGGCAAGTATGGTTTGGCGGTTCTCATCGAACTTGGAGACCTTTCCAAACAAGAGGAAGCGTTAGCTGCAAGTAAAGCGGAGCCCTCCGACGACAGTGCAACCGATCATTCTTCTCACTCTTCGAAACGCTTGTTCCAAGGGCATCGTGACACATTATACGCTGCGGAACTATCGCCGGACGGTCAACGTTTAGCGACAGCCGGATACGACCAACAGATACTTCTTTGGGATGTCGCCACAGGAGAGTTAGTCAACCGTCTAGAGGGACACAACGGAGCCATCCTGGGGCTCGCCTTTTCGCCGGATGGAAAGGTGTTGGTAAGTGGCTCGGCAGACGAGACGGTTAAGGTTTGGAATGTCGAAACGGGTGAGCGGTTCGACACATTAAATCAACCAGAAGGGGAAGTGTTAGCCGTTACGTTTACCGAGGACGGAAAATATATCCTTGCTTGTAGTGCGGACCATCGGTTTCGTGCATGGAAGTTAACATCCATTGACAAACCCCGCACAAATCCACTGATTACCACTCGGTATATCGATGATGCTTCCCTAAACGGAATTGCCATCATCCCCGGTGGCAAGGGGGTGATCGTCGTCAGCGAATCCGGCAACGCAAAAATTGTGCGTATTGCGGACTGGAATGTTGCTGCAACTTTGCAGCCATTCGGGGCAACAACAAGCGATGTGGCAGTCGCGATGGATGGGAAAGAAGCCTTCTTGACACTCTTTGATGGGACATTGGTCCGCAGAGAAATTCCCTCGCTTGCTCAACCGGATCCACCGACGTCCGAGGCTCCGAAGCACGATTCCATTTTCTTAGACCTTGCGGCTCCAACCGTTGTCGCGGAAAACCCCAAACCAAGTGCCTTAGCGACGCCTCCACTCTTACCGAGAAACGTGATCGTTCACGGAAATATCGATACCCCCAAACAAGTCGATCGCTTTCGCTGGGCTGCCAAAGCGGGCGAGGTGTGGGCGGTGGATTGTGATGCGGTGGCCGACTCAAAAGACACGACCACTGCAGGCGGATTGCTTGACCCAACTATTCAGATCGAAAATTCTGAAGGCAAAATCGTTACCCGTGTTCGCTTGCAAGCGGTACGCGAATCCTATTTTACTTTTCGAGGAAAAAGCAGTACCCAATCAAATGATTTTCGAATGTTCGGCTGGGACGGTATGCACCTGGATGACTACCTCTACTCGAACGGTGAAGTAACACGCTTGTGGATGCATCCCCGAGGTCCCGATTCAGGCTTCGATGTTTATCCCGGAGAAGGCGACCGCTGGACTTACTTTGAAACTTCGCATGTTACCCATGCGCTCGGAGAGCCCGCCTACATTGTGAAACCACTAGCGACGGACGAGGCTCCTTTGGCAAACGGACTGCCCGTTTTCGAAATCGGTTACCAGAACGACGACGATCCAATGCGGCGAGAAGGGAAGAACAGTCGTTTGATATTTAGAGCACCCTCCGACGGCCTATTTACAGTCGCCATCTCGGATCGGCGGCTTGAAGGGGGAGCCGACTATCGGTATGAATTGCGAATTCGACCAGCACGCCCCTCGTTTTCCGCCTCGGTAACCGAGATCAAGCAACCGCTACTGAGGGGCGCTGGCCGGGAATTTACCGTCCGAGTCGAACGCTATGATGGCTTTGACGGAGCCGTTGTTTTTGACTGCGATGACTTACCAGCAGGCGTACACAGCACGTTTCCGGTTACCGTTGAACCAGGGCAGAAAAGTGCCAACGGCATCCTCTGGCTGGACGAAGCGGACATAAAACTACCACCAGAATTGAAACCCACAGTTTTCGCTACAGGTTGGGGGACTGGGGTTCAGTTGGAACGTGTCGCCGGCTCACTAGGAAGCCTGACGAGTGCCGATTCAGCTCGAATCATTCCCAAAATCAGCCTTAACCAAACAGTATCGGCCTCAGGTCAGGCAAGCGAATTTTCCGAATTGACTATCGCGCCAGGGGAAACCGTGTCAGCAATTGTCGAAGTCGAACGAGCGAAGGACTTTGATGCCGAGGTAAGCTTTGGGAAAGAGAAAGCAGGACGCAATGCAACGCACGGAGTTTATGTTGACAACATCGGCTTGAACGGCTTGCTACTTCTAAAAGGCATGGAACAACGCAAGTTTTTCATCACAGCCGATCCCATTAGCAAACCTGGAATGCGTCTCTTTTATTTAAAAGCCGAACTGGACGGTGGGATCACCAGTCTACCTATTAAGCTGCACGTCCAACCGCGATAG
- a CDS encoding DUF1549 and DUF1553 domain-containing protein, translating into MLQNPSAPRRSILAMVVCIGLLAMSCNAVAEEPEAAPSDRLWSFRNDVQSILSRHGCNAGACHGTLAGKGGFRLSLHGFDSEADYLAITKQNRGRRIEIADPGRSLLLAKPTGTLPHKGGIRLETDSRDYQILAEWIAAGAPGPAQEDARLTNIKVAPEKARLATGDTAQLTVHAQYDDGGSVDVTSWAKFSATDESIAGVDENGLVTIRGSGEGAIRVWFGSRIALARMTVSFPHPTSPSLFAKAPRENFIDELVLEQLQTLNLPPSPRCDDETFLRRAFLDTVGRLPNEQQRQIYLSTPAPERRSQLIQRLLSSEDYVDYWTYKWSDMLLINGNRLRPQAVQAYYKWIRGAVAEDRPWDKIVRQILTATGVSTENGATNFYALHQTPEEMTENACQAFMGLSIGCAKCHNHPLEKWSNDQYYGMANLFARVRAKGWGGETRNGDGIRTLYVTDSGDVIQPTRGKPQPPTPLDSQPLEFDAPGDRRVALADWMTTADNPYFARAITNRVWANFFGRGLVEPVDDLRVSNPASNEPLLQASADYLAEAQFDLKSLMRVILESETYQRSSIPLPTNKDDDRYLSRYYPRRLMAEVLLDAVDQVLQTTTTFDQVAFSGADVQKTDFYPAGTRAIELYDSAVSSYFLKTFGRNPREIVCECERSAEPSLVQVLHLSNGDTLNPKLNAVDNLLVQLDQQGADTNQVLTALFERALSRMPTEQERQTLQQITQEYEDQNLVAWRDLAWSVLTSAEFTFNH; encoded by the coding sequence GTGTTACAAAATCCTTCCGCACCGCGACGATCCATCTTGGCGATGGTGGTCTGCATCGGCCTGCTTGCAATGTCTTGCAATGCAGTTGCCGAGGAACCTGAAGCAGCCCCCAGCGATCGCCTTTGGAGCTTTCGCAACGATGTGCAGTCGATCCTGTCGCGGCACGGCTGCAATGCCGGCGCATGCCACGGAACCCTCGCAGGTAAAGGAGGATTTCGATTGTCGCTGCATGGTTTCGATAGCGAAGCCGATTACCTTGCGATCACCAAACAAAATCGTGGAAGGCGAATTGAAATCGCGGACCCCGGGCGTAGCTTGCTGCTTGCGAAACCGACCGGCACCTTACCTCACAAGGGAGGAATTCGGCTGGAAACGGACTCTCGCGATTACCAAATCCTTGCTGAATGGATCGCCGCTGGAGCCCCGGGACCAGCCCAAGAGGATGCCAGACTGACCAACATTAAGGTCGCCCCCGAAAAGGCTCGCCTGGCAACCGGCGACACAGCTCAGCTTACAGTACACGCCCAGTACGATGATGGGGGCAGCGTTGATGTGACCTCGTGGGCCAAATTCTCAGCAACGGACGAATCGATTGCGGGCGTGGATGAGAACGGTTTGGTAACCATTCGCGGAAGTGGTGAAGGGGCAATTCGCGTCTGGTTTGGAAGCCGAATCGCATTGGCACGGATGACCGTCTCGTTCCCTCACCCCACCTCGCCAAGCCTATTCGCGAAAGCACCACGTGAAAACTTTATCGACGAATTGGTGCTGGAACAGCTGCAGACGCTTAATCTACCTCCCTCTCCACGTTGCGATGATGAAACATTCCTGCGACGTGCGTTCTTAGATACCGTCGGCCGATTGCCAAACGAGCAGCAACGACAGATCTACTTAAGTACCCCCGCACCCGAACGCCGCAGCCAACTGATCCAGCGTCTGTTGTCCAGCGAAGACTACGTCGACTACTGGACCTACAAGTGGAGCGACATGCTGTTGATCAACGGCAACCGCCTCCGGCCACAAGCCGTCCAGGCCTACTACAAATGGATTCGCGGAGCGGTGGCCGAAGACCGTCCATGGGACAAAATTGTTCGTCAAATATTAACAGCGACCGGCGTCAGCACGGAAAACGGCGCGACGAATTTTTACGCCCTGCATCAGACTCCTGAAGAGATGACGGAGAATGCCTGTCAGGCTTTTATGGGGCTATCGATCGGCTGTGCGAAATGCCACAACCATCCACTGGAGAAATGGTCGAACGATCAATACTACGGGATGGCAAACCTATTCGCCCGAGTCCGCGCGAAAGGCTGGGGTGGCGAAACGCGTAACGGCGACGGGATCCGTACGCTTTACGTTACCGATTCAGGAGACGTCATCCAACCGACACGCGGGAAACCACAACCACCGACTCCGCTGGATTCACAACCGCTGGAATTCGATGCTCCTGGTGACCGTCGCGTGGCGCTGGCCGACTGGATGACGACTGCGGACAACCCCTACTTCGCTCGAGCGATTACCAACCGAGTATGGGCGAACTTTTTTGGCCGTGGATTGGTTGAACCTGTCGACGACCTGCGGGTTAGCAACCCAGCCTCCAACGAACCGTTACTCCAAGCGTCTGCCGATTATCTTGCAGAGGCTCAGTTCGACTTAAAAAGTCTAATGCGAGTGATCCTGGAAAGTGAGACCTACCAACGCAGTAGCATTCCACTGCCAACCAACAAAGATGACGACCGCTACCTAAGCCGTTACTACCCGCGTCGTCTGATGGCTGAAGTCCTGCTTGACGCGGTCGACCAAGTCCTGCAGACAACCACGACATTTGATCAAGTAGCTTTCTCGGGGGCCGATGTACAAAAGACTGATTTTTACCCCGCAGGAACCCGAGCGATCGAACTGTACGATTCAGCGGTTTCCTCTTACTTTTTGAAAACGTTCGGCCGCAACCCAAGAGAAATTGTCTGCGAATGCGAACGTAGTGCGGAACCCAGCTTGGTGCAGGTACTGCATTTATCAAACGGCGACACGCTAAATCCCAAACTAAATGCAGTGGACAATCTGTTGGTACAACTGGATCAACAAGGTGCCGACACGAATCAAGTGCTCACCGCATTGTTTGAACGAGCACTGTCGCGAATGCCAACCGAACAAGAACGCCAAACACTACAGCAAATCACCCAAGAATACGAAGATCAAAATTTGGTTGCGTGGCGTGACTTAGCATGGAGCGTATTGACGAGCGCCGAATTTACGTTCAACCATTAA
- a CDS encoding DUF1501 domain-containing protein has product MLNLISRGKSHTCNGTTRRDFLQAGTLGAIGFGLPQLLAAKEAGLTDKSKDNRSCIMIFNLGAPSQLDTFDMKPQAPAEIRGPFQPIATKGDFQISEILPGHAKVADKFSIVRSCYHNAAAVHDAGWQMMQTGRQFTGGVNYPHAGAVLQYLKGRRTDLPAHVVLPETMGRGGGNLPNGQAGGFLGKAYDPFALMADPSQPNFKVPDLLPPDSLGDIRIDRRRRMRAAIEGKMRSFEATESAALMDKNFAAAYRLMNSPQARSAFDLTKEPTAVRERYGMNRFGQCCLLSRRLVEAGVRFVTVNTFLTVFNELTWDIHGSKPFTTIEGMKNIVAPMYDQGYSALIEDLADRGMLEDTMVCGLAEFGRTPKVNPAGGRDHWPQCFSCTFAGGGVQGGRAIGASDPIGGVPADRPAPPSEIIATIFHSLGLDLHAELPGPGGRPFPLVDFGFREIRELFS; this is encoded by the coding sequence ATGCTGAACTTGATTTCACGCGGAAAGTCGCATACCTGCAACGGAACCACACGCCGCGATTTCCTGCAGGCGGGTACGCTAGGAGCAATCGGATTTGGTCTGCCTCAATTACTGGCGGCCAAGGAGGCAGGTTTAACCGACAAGTCCAAAGACAATCGATCATGCATCATGATCTTTAACCTGGGGGCTCCTAGCCAGCTTGATACGTTTGACATGAAACCGCAGGCCCCTGCGGAGATCCGCGGGCCGTTCCAACCGATTGCCACAAAGGGTGACTTTCAAATTTCGGAAATCCTTCCGGGACACGCAAAGGTCGCTGACAAATTTTCGATTGTTCGGTCCTGTTATCACAATGCAGCGGCCGTCCATGACGCGGGCTGGCAGATGATGCAGACCGGTCGGCAATTCACTGGCGGCGTGAACTATCCGCATGCTGGCGCAGTGCTGCAGTACCTGAAAGGTCGCCGCACCGATTTACCGGCTCACGTCGTCTTGCCAGAAACCATGGGGCGCGGCGGCGGCAATCTACCCAATGGGCAAGCAGGAGGATTTTTGGGCAAAGCCTACGATCCCTTCGCGCTAATGGCCGATCCTAGCCAGCCGAATTTTAAGGTTCCAGATCTGCTGCCGCCCGATTCACTGGGTGATATTCGCATCGACCGCCGAAGACGCATGCGGGCCGCCATCGAAGGCAAAATGCGATCTTTTGAAGCGACCGAATCCGCGGCACTGATGGATAAAAACTTCGCTGCAGCCTATCGCCTGATGAACAGCCCTCAAGCTCGCTCCGCTTTTGACCTTACCAAAGAACCAACCGCGGTACGCGAACGCTACGGAATGAATCGGTTTGGCCAATGCTGCTTGCTCTCCCGACGATTGGTGGAAGCCGGTGTCCGATTTGTAACCGTCAATACGTTCCTGACGGTCTTTAATGAACTGACCTGGGACATCCATGGCAGCAAACCATTCACGACCATTGAGGGAATGAAGAACATTGTTGCCCCGATGTATGACCAAGGCTACTCGGCTTTGATCGAAGACCTTGCGGACCGAGGAATGTTGGAGGACACAATGGTCTGTGGCTTAGCCGAATTTGGGCGGACCCCCAAAGTGAATCCGGCAGGAGGACGCGATCATTGGCCACAATGTTTCAGTTGTACTTTTGCTGGAGGTGGAGTTCAGGGTGGTCGAGCCATCGGCGCGAGCGATCCGATTGGCGGAGTCCCAGCCGACCGCCCGGCACCGCCCAGCGAGATCATTGCAACCATTTTCCATAGCCTGGGTCTAGACCTACACGCAGAACTGCCAGGTCCCGGCGGCCGTCCATTCCCCTTGGTCGATTTTGGCTTTCGTGAAATCCGCGAATTATTCAGCTAA